One region of Molothrus aeneus isolate 106 chromosome 1, BPBGC_Maene_1.0, whole genome shotgun sequence genomic DNA includes:
- the LOC136554204 gene encoding interferon alpha-inducible protein 27-like protein 2 produces MSDQNVRNAGFTPSGITGGSLASSLMSQEARASGGGVPSGGPTSTLQEMGARGTTHSSGYTSSGISGGSRASDTMSKEATAHGGGVPRGGTTSTVQSISMGGKGGRR; encoded by the exons atgtCTGACCAGAACGTCCGCAACGCTGGCTTCACTCCCTCTGGGATCACAGGAGGATCCCTTGCTTCATCACTGATGTCCCAAGAAGCCAGAGCCTCTGGGGGAGGTGTGCCTTCTGGTGGCCCCACTTCTACTCTCCAGGAAATGG GTGCCAGGGGCACAACCCACTCATCAGGTTATACCAGCAGTGGGATCTCTGGTGGATCCAGGGCCTCTGACACAATGTCCAAGGAGGCCACAGCTCATGGAGGTGGAGTTCCCAGGGGAGGCACAACTTCCACTGTCCAGTCCATCT CCATgggtggaaaaggaggaagacgctga
- the GLIPR2 gene encoding Golgi-associated plant pathogenesis-related protein 1 produces the protein MGKSASKQFAEEVLKVHNDYRKKHGVPPLKLCKKLNRGAQQYAEELATTRVLKHSSESANGNCGENLAWASYDQSGKDVADRWYSEIKNYSFQNPGFSSRTGHFTAMVWKNTKKMGVGKASASDGSTFVVARYDPAGNVVNPGYYEENVLPPRK, from the exons CTTCCAAACAATTTGCTGAAGAAGTCTTGAAAGTACACAATGACTACAGGAAGAAACATGGAGTCCCCCCATTAAAACTCTGCAAGAAGTTAAACAGAGGAGCCCAACA GTATGCAGAAGAACTGGCTACCACGAGGGTCCTCAAGCACAGCTCCGAGTCTGCTAATGGGAATTGTGGAGAAAATCTAGCATGGGCATCCTATGACCAATCAG gaAAAGATGTGGCTGACAGGTGgtacagtgaaataaaaaattacagcttTCAAAACCCAGGGTTTTCTTCTAGGACAG gTCACTTTACAGCAATGGTTTGGAAGAACACAAAAAAGATGGGAGTTGGAAAGGCATCTGCTAGTGATGGCTCAACGTTTGTGGTGGCTAGATATGATCCAGCTGGAAATGTAGTAAATCCGGGCTATTATgaagaaaatgttcttcctccaagaaaataa